A stretch of DNA from Bacillus sp. NP157:
CGTCGCGCAGCGATTTGCGGATGGCGACGTCGACGCTCACGGGCGACTCCGGCGCAGGTGGTCCGGCGCCAGCCAGCCGGCGAGCAGCAGGGCGAGCACGCAGGTCACCGAGACGACCCCGACCATCACGGCGGCAGTGCGGTCATCGCCGGCCTGGACCGCGGCGTAGATCGCGACGGAAAGGGTCTGGGTGCGCCCGGGCAGGTTGCCCGCGATCATCAGCGTGGCGCCGAACTCACCCATCGCCCGGGCGAAGGCGAGCAACGCCCCTGCCGTGATGCCGCGTGCGGCCAGCGGCAACGAGACGCGGAAGAACACGGCCGCCTCGCGCAGGCCGAGCACGCGCGCCGCGGATTCATAGTGCGGGTCGACCGCCTCGAAGGCCGCACGCGCCGCCTTCTGCACCAGCGGGAAGGCGACCAGGGTGGAAGCGATCACCGCGCCCTGCCAGGTGAAGACCAGCTCGATGCCGAGCCGGTCCAGCCACCCGCCGAAGACGCCGCGACGGCCCAGCAGGACCAGCAGGTAGTAACCGAGCACGGTGGGTGGCAGCACCAGCGGCAGGGTCAGGATCGAGTCGACCACCTCGCGGGCATGCGAGCGCCAGCGCGACAGCCCGTAGGCCACGGCCACGCCCAGCACGAGGTTGATCGCGGTCGCCCACAGGGCAACCTTCAGCGTAAGCAGCAGCGGGATCCAGGCAGCATCCACGCGGCGCTCAGGGTGCTTCGAAACCGAAACCGGCGAGGATCGCGCGCCCTTCGCCCGACTGCACGAATGCCTCGAACGCGGCGGCCTCGGCGGGCTGCTTCGAGCCCGCCACCACGGCCATCGGGTAGGTGATCGGTTTCGGCGTCGCGACGGTGGCGGCGACCTTCACCTTGTCCTTCATCACCGCGGCGTCGGTGGCGAATACGAAGCCGGCATCGACCTCGCCCCGCGCGACGTAATCGAGGCCCTGGCGCACGTTCTGCGCCAGCACGCCCTTGGCCGACACGGCGTCCCACAGGCCCTGCTGTTCCAGTGCGGCTTTCGTGTAGCGGCCGACCGGCACCGAGGCCGGATCGCCGTAGGCGACGCGCTTCACGCTGGCCGCCTTCAGGTCGGCGGCGCTGGCGATGGCGGCCTTGCTGTCCGCCGGCACCACCAGCACCAGCCGGTTTGCCGCGAAATCCCTGCGCGTGGCCGGATCGATCGCCTTAGCCGCGACCGCCTTGTCCATGGCCGTTTCGTCGGCGGACGCGAACACATCGGCGGGTGCGCCGCTTGCGATCTGGCGCAGCAAAACGTCCGAAGCGGCGAAGTTCAGCACGACATGGGTACCGGGGTGTTTCGCTTCGTAAGCCTTGCCCACGGCCTGGAAGGCATCGGTCAGGCTGGAGGCTGCCGAAACCACCAGGTCGGCGGCCGAGGCACCGGTGGCGCCGGCGAGCAGCAGCGTCGCGACGAGCAGGCGAAAGCGCATGGGGGTCGTTTCCGGCAGGAGGGTCGAAAGCGACTATACGCGGCGGCGACAGGGCACGGAAACCGCGGCGTGGATGCGGTCAAGGATCGCCAATCCAGCCCACCCCGGCAGTGGCAGCTTGGCCGGACCGAACCTGGGACAGCTTCCATGAAACACGCCTTGCGCATCATCGGCGGCCTGCTGGTCCTGGGCACCCTGGCGGTGTTGCTGTTCGCCTGGCTCGACCGCACCGAGGTGACCACCGACGCCTATGTCACCGGACGCATCCATCCCGTGGCGCCGCGCGTCACCGGCACCGTGGTCGCCCTGTACGTCAACGACAACCAGCACGTGAAGGCCGGCGAGGTGCTGCTGGAGCTCGACACCCGCGATTTCGACGTGCGCGTGGAACAGGCGAAGGCGGAGATCGATCGCGCACAGAGCCAGGTCGCCAGCGCGAAGGCCTCGATCGCCGAGGCGAACGCGGCGATCGTCGCCGCCGACGCGAACGTAAGGAAGACCGGGTTCGACCTCACCCGCGCCAGCGAGCTGGTCAACGAAACCCCGCGCGGCATCTCGAAGCAGGAATACGACGCCGCCCGGGCCGCCTCGGATTCCGCGAAGGCGAACAAGGCCAGCGCGGAGGCGCGCAAGGTCGCGGCGGAGTCGTCCGTGGTGGCGGCCGAGGCCCAGGTGGCTACCGGCCAGGCGGCGCTGCACGATGCGCAACTGGCGTACGGCTACACCAAAGTGCTGGCGCCGGTCGGTGGCTACGTGGGCCGGCGTACGGTGGAAGTGGGCGCAAGGGTCACCGCCGGGCAGACCCTGCTCTCGGTCGTGTCCGACGAGGTCTGGGTGGTGGCCAACTTCAAGGAGACCCAACTGCACGGGATGACCCGCGGCACGCGTGCACGGCTCACCGTCGATGCGCTTCCCGACATCACCTTCATCGGCCACGTCGACAGCATTTCGCCGGCCTCCGGTTCGCAGTTCGCCCTGCTGCCGCCCGACAACGCCACGGGTAACTTCACCAAGGTGGTCCAGCGGGTGCCGGTGAAGATCCTGTTCGACGCCGACGACCTGCATCGCTATCGCGATCGCTTGCCGCCGGGCCTGTCGACGATCGTGAAGATCCGTGCGGAGCCAGGCAAGTGAGCCTTGCGCGCGCCGCTGTCGCGCTCGGCCTGCTCGCAGCTACCGCGCTGGCGCTGGGCGGCTGCGTGCTCGGGGCCGA
This window harbors:
- the modB gene encoding molybdate ABC transporter permease subunit, giving the protein MDAAWIPLLLTLKVALWATAINLVLGVAVAYGLSRWRSHAREVVDSILTLPLVLPPTVLGYYLLVLLGRRGVFGGWLDRLGIELVFTWQGAVIASTLVAFPLVQKAARAAFEAVDPHYESAARVLGLREAAVFFRVSLPLAARGITAGALLAFARAMGEFGATLMIAGNLPGRTQTLSVAIYAAVQAGDDRTAAVMVGVVSVTCVLALLLAGWLAPDHLRRSRP
- the modA gene encoding molybdate ABC transporter substrate-binding protein → MRFRLLVATLLLAGATGASAADLVVSAASSLTDAFQAVGKAYEAKHPGTHVVLNFAASDVLLRQIASGAPADVFASADETAMDKAVAAKAIDPATRRDFAANRLVLVVPADSKAAIASAADLKAASVKRVAYGDPASVPVGRYTKAALEQQGLWDAVSAKGVLAQNVRQGLDYVARGEVDAGFVFATDAAVMKDKVKVAATVATPKPITYPMAVVAGSKQPAEAAAFEAFVQSGEGRAILAGFGFEAP
- a CDS encoding HlyD family secretion protein; its protein translation is MKHALRIIGGLLVLGTLAVLLFAWLDRTEVTTDAYVTGRIHPVAPRVTGTVVALYVNDNQHVKAGEVLLELDTRDFDVRVEQAKAEIDRAQSQVASAKASIAEANAAIVAADANVRKTGFDLTRASELVNETPRGISKQEYDAARAASDSAKANKASAEARKVAAESSVVAAEAQVATGQAALHDAQLAYGYTKVLAPVGGYVGRRTVEVGARVTAGQTLLSVVSDEVWVVANFKETQLHGMTRGTRARLTVDALPDITFIGHVDSISPASGSQFALLPPDNATGNFTKVVQRVPVKILFDADDLHRYRDRLPPGLSTIVKIRAEPGK